A region from the Alosa alosa isolate M-15738 ecotype Scorff River chromosome 7, AALO_Geno_1.1, whole genome shotgun sequence genome encodes:
- the LOC125297917 gene encoding GTPase IMAP family member 4-like, with protein sequence MDRGYVPKHDLRIVLLGQAGPWKGLVSKDIMGLWCDGSMCLEREESGRTVTMVMTQGWDSDSEHTGGGAVEQEVMRSVTLCPPGPHALLLALPMGPDVGIARRDVERAQQHMSFLSERAWRHTMVVFICTYRIMSDKILLDRHILGQLVNKCGGGHSIIFVDRPNSELLQKVDQMAARNRQRFLQHHEVKGQRPTMEAELPPALNENLRNRRGIGSPGPRPGTTA encoded by the exons ATGGACCGTGGATACGTGCCTAAACATG ATCTACGGATAGTCTTACTGGGACAGGCTGGCCCATGGAAAGGCTTGGTCAGCAAGGACATTATGGGCCTGTGGTGCGATGGGTCGATGTGCTTGGAGCGAGAAGAATCTGGCCGGACAGTCACCATGGTGATGACCCAAGGCTGGGACAGTGACTCAGAACACACAGGTGGTGGTGCAGTTGAACAGGAGGTCATGAGAAGTGTGACCCTTTGCCCTCCAGGGCCGCACGCTCTCCTGCTGGCACTGCCCATGGGGCCCGACGTGGGCATCGCGAGGCGTGACGTGGAGAGGGCCCAACAGCACATGAGCTTTCTGTCCGAGAGAGCCTGGAGACACACCATGGTTGTGTTCATCTGCACCTACAGAATAATGTCGGACAAGATCTTGCTGGACAGACACATTCTAGGGCAGCTTGTAAATAAATGCGGAGGAGGACATTCTATTATCTTTGTGGACAGGCCCAATTCTGAGCTCTTACAGAAGGTAGATCAAATGGCGGCAAGAAACAGACAACGTTTCCTTCAACACCATGAGGTGAAAGGGCAGAGACCAACTATGGAGGCAGAACTGCCTCCAGCCCTCAATGAGAATCTGAGGAACAGGAGGGGCATTGGGTCACCAG